ACCACTTGGGTACTTTCGGCTACAAAGGCCTCTTCCCCTATGGTTGCTATAAACTCTCCTTCTTCAGCCATACCCGCGGCATCGTCATCCATTGGTATTTCGCCATCAAATGTTTCGTTATCGCAACTAGTGATTTGAAAAGCTAGAAAGGCAAGAAGTAAATATTGTAAAGGTCGAAATTTCTTCATAAGTAAGTTTTTGCTATTGGTAATAAACGCAAACATAAGTAAAAATTGTATATCTATCTTAATTTCTCGGTACTCGGAACAACAAAATAACGCCTACAATAAAAAAGATGATAAAGAAAAGAATTGCATAGCGTATACTTCCTGTAACTTGAGCTACGTAGCCATAGCTAAGCATTCCTATTACAATTCCTATTTTTTCTGAAACATCATAAAAACTAAAATAAGACGCTGTGTCTAGTGCTCCTTCAGGAATTAACTTAGAATACGTAGACCGCGATAACGATTGTATCCCTCCCATCACTAACCCAACCGTAGCTGCTGTAGCGTAAAACTGATTTGGTGTTGTTATGGTATAGGCATACACACAAATGGCTATCCAAATAATATTAAGCACAATAAGGGTTGAAATATTTCCGTATTTAGCAGATGCTTTTGCCGTTAGGTATGCCCCTAGCACCGCTACTAATTGAATAAGCAAAATACTAATAATAAGACCTAGTGTGGTATCGGTTTCTCCCCAATCTAATTCTTCAACACCAAAGTAGGTCGCCACAAGCATTATTGTCTGTACCGCCATACTGTACACGAAAAATGCACCGAGATAGCGTTTTAATGGGATATTCTCCTTCGTTTTATGCCATATTAACTTTAGCTCTTTAAAACCATTAAAAACAACGTGTTTTGTGAACTTTTCTTTTTTGTTTCCCTTCGGAAGGTGGTAATAACTATATTGACTAAAACCAATCCAGCAAAGCCCTGTAAGTACAAACGACAGTCTTGTTGGTAAGCCTTCGTCTTCAAATCCGAAAGATTCGCTAAACATTATCATTACAAGACAGACGCTTAACAGCAAGACACTACCAATATAGCCCAAAGAATAGCCTTTTGCGCTAATCTTATCTTGTTGTTCTGGATATGCAATGTCTGGCAAATATGAATTGTAAAAAACCAAGCTAGCCCAAAAGCCAATAAGCGCCAAAAAATAACACAACAACCCAAACCAAAGATGCTCTAAAGAAAACCAAAAGAGTCCGATACAACTAACGGCGCCTAGGTAACAAAAGAATTTCATAAACATCTTCTTATTCCCAACATAATCTGCAATACCACTAAGCAGTGGGCTTAAAATGGAAACTAACAAAAAGGCAGCGGCAGTTACGTAACTTATAAGAGAGTCGTTGTTAAAATCGAAACCTAAGAAGGTAATGGTGTCGTCTAAAATTTTACCATTCTCATCTTTAACTAAGGTTAAAGCTCCATAAAATATTGGAAAGACCGCAGAGGCGATTACCAAACTATACACAGAATTGGCCCAGTCGTAGAAGGCCCATGCATTTAATAGTTTTTTACTTCCTTTAGGTAGATTTGTTGTGCTCATTTGGTCGATTTACATAAAAAAACTGCCAACAAATGTTGGCAGCTTCCAAATTACTAAAAATTAGTTATAGTTCTGTTTATTTTTTAAAGCTTGTAACTCCAAATTTTCTTGCTTCTGCTTTTGCTTCAGCCGCCCAAGCAGTGATATTATTAATACGTGTAGTGCTAGAAGGGTGTGTACTTAAAAACTCTGGTGGTGCGTTGCTACCAGCGTTTGCTTTCATACGCTCCCAAAGTTGAGCAGCGGCCATTGGCTCATATCCCGCAATTGCCATTAGGGTAAGTCCAATTCTGTCTGCCTCACTTTCATGATTTCTGCTAAAAGGCAGCATCACTCCTACTGTAGAACCTAAGCCGTATGCCTGATTAAAAATCTGTTGTTTTTGAGGATCGTTTCCTAGGGCAAGGTTACCAGCTACCGCGCCTACAGCCTGATATTGTGCGGCACTCATACGCTGTTGTCCGTGATTTGCTAATGCGTGAGCTACCTCATGCCCCATTACTGCCGCTACTCCCGTTTCACCTTGTGTAATTGGTAAAATTCCGGTGTAGAAAACTATCTTACCCCCTGGCATACACCAAGCGTTCACAGCAGGGTCTTCCACCAAATTGTATTCCCACTGGTAGTCATTTAAATAACCTGCGTACCCATTTGCATTTAGGTATCGCTCTGAGGCAGTAGCTATTTTTTGCCCAACATTAGTAATCATTCTAGCATCGGATGTATTTGTAACTACCTTATTTTCATCTAAAAACTGGTCGTATTGTTGAAATGCCATTGGAAAGATTTGTGAGTTAGGTACCAATGCCATTGTTTTTTTCCCTGTAAAGGGATTTGTAGCACATGCTATTGCCAAAACAGCAACAATAGCTATGCCTAGGGATGTTTTAATTTTCATGATGTAGTGTTTTATTTCAAGTTTAAAGATACGCAAATGTAAAAAGTATCTTCATAAATAAAAGTTATAAATGCCTTCAATATATTACGAATATGGAATGACTTTTGCTAAGCTATGCATAAAACGTACCATTATGAAGTATTTATTATTATGTCTAGCAATTACAAGTTCAATGTTCTTTACTGCCTGCGAAGGTGATCCAGGACCTCCAGGACCACAAGGTGACCCTGGGATTAACATTTTAGGTCAAGTATTTGAGGTTACTGTAGATTTTCAGTATAATCCAGATACAGCGTTACAAGAAGCATTAATTAATATACCCACATCTGTTGAGGTTTACGAAAGTGATGTCATATTAGTTTATCGTTTGGAAAAAGTGGTGAATGCAAGCGGTGGTTCTGCAGACGCTTGGAGCCCATTACCGCAAAACTTCTTTTTAGGAGGTGGAGATATCATTCAATACGTGTATAATCACACCTTTTTTGACGTAGAATTATTAATTGATGGAAATTTCGACCTTTCTGTGTTATCTACAGACTTTACAAACGACCAAGTGTTTAGAATAGCAGTAGTGCCTTCAGAATTTGCAACAGACGGAATGTCTATGACAGATTTGCTTGAAACACTTACCATAGATGCTGCAGATATTGAAACCATAGGAAATTAGACAATGATAAAAAATAGTATTTTAGTACTTATCACGCTTGTGCTTTTTAGCTGTAAGTCTGAAGCACAGGATAAAACTGATGCAAAAGAAACTTTCAGCATTACAAAAACAGAAGCCGAATGGAAAGCGCAACTCACAGAAATGGAGTATTATGTGTTACGAGAGGCTGGAACTGAAAGAGCTGGCACATCTCCATTAGACAAAAATTATAAACCAGGCACGTATGTATGCGCTGCCTGTGCCACACCTCTTTTTAAGAGCGAACATAAATTTGATAGCGGTACAGGATGGCCAAGCTTTGACCGAGAAATAGAAGGCAATGTAGCATTTGACACAGACTATAACTTGGGCTATGCGCGTACCGAAGAACACTGCGCTACCTGCGGTGGGCATTTAGGTCATGTGTTTAAGGACGGTCCGAGAGAGACTACCGGAGAACGCCATTGTATTAATGGCGCTGCTCTTAATTTTATACCAGAAGGAGAGGAAATTCCAAAGCAATGAGTACATATCCCATACAAAAAACTGAAGAAGAGTGGCTTGAAGAATTAGGTCCAGAACGCTACCGAATCTTACGAGAAAAAGGAACAGAACGT
This Rasiella rasia DNA region includes the following protein-coding sequences:
- a CDS encoding MFS transporter yields the protein MSTTNLPKGSKKLLNAWAFYDWANSVYSLVIASAVFPIFYGALTLVKDENGKILDDTITFLGFDFNNDSLISYVTAAAFLLVSILSPLLSGIADYVGNKKMFMKFFCYLGAVSCIGLFWFSLEHLWFGLLCYFLALIGFWASLVFYNSYLPDIAYPEQQDKISAKGYSLGYIGSVLLLSVCLVMIMFSESFGFEDEGLPTRLSFVLTGLCWIGFSQYSYYHLPKGNKKEKFTKHVVFNGFKELKLIWHKTKENIPLKRYLGAFFVYSMAVQTIMLVATYFGVEELDWGETDTTLGLIISILLIQLVAVLGAYLTAKASAKYGNISTLIVLNIIWIAICVYAYTITTPNQFYATAATVGLVMGGIQSLSRSTYSKLIPEGALDTASYFSFYDVSEKIGIVIGMLSYGYVAQVTGSIRYAILFFIIFFIVGVILLFRVPRN
- a CDS encoding M48 family metallopeptidase, with protein sequence MKIKTSLGIAIVAVLAIACATNPFTGKKTMALVPNSQIFPMAFQQYDQFLDENKVVTNTSDARMITNVGQKIATASERYLNANGYAGYLNDYQWEYNLVEDPAVNAWCMPGGKIVFYTGILPITQGETGVAAVMGHEVAHALANHGQQRMSAAQYQAVGAVAGNLALGNDPQKQQIFNQAYGLGSTVGVMLPFSRNHESEADRIGLTLMAIAGYEPMAAAQLWERMKANAGSNAPPEFLSTHPSSTTRINNITAWAAEAKAEARKFGVTSFKK
- a CDS encoding collagen-like protein, which translates into the protein MKYLLLCLAITSSMFFTACEGDPGPPGPQGDPGINILGQVFEVTVDFQYNPDTALQEALINIPTSVEVYESDVILVYRLEKVVNASGGSADAWSPLPQNFFLGGGDIIQYVYNHTFFDVELLIDGNFDLSVLSTDFTNDQVFRIAVVPSEFATDGMSMTDLLETLTIDAADIETIGN
- the msrB gene encoding peptide-methionine (R)-S-oxide reductase MsrB codes for the protein MIKNSILVLITLVLFSCKSEAQDKTDAKETFSITKTEAEWKAQLTEMEYYVLREAGTERAGTSPLDKNYKPGTYVCAACATPLFKSEHKFDSGTGWPSFDREIEGNVAFDTDYNLGYARTEEHCATCGGHLGHVFKDGPRETTGERHCINGAALNFIPEGEEIPKQ